One part of the bacterium genome encodes these proteins:
- a CDS encoding class I SAM-dependent methyltransferase, with the protein MGRHKACPYVSGICAALVAVVLCASFMGCAHRPMYNPDYMSAAQFDKMARTVLAPVYPLLARQILLDYGITFGDCLDVGGGGGYLAIELAQRSGINVTVLDIDPEAIEIARRNIEEAGLEDRIDTVVADAARMPFKDSSFELVISRGSFFFWEDKVGGLREVYRVLKPGGIGFIGGGFGRMLPRKERAKIVRSLCAQNPHWREQQTSRLEAAKILDEAGITNYSLLRDAAPELPCPCGLWVEIHKP; encoded by the coding sequence ATGGGCAGACACAAGGCCTGCCCCTACGTATCCGGGATTTGTGCCGCGCTGGTAGCTGTTGTGCTGTGCGCCTCGTTTATGGGCTGCGCTCACCGGCCCATGTACAACCCCGATTACATGTCGGCGGCTCAGTTCGATAAGATGGCGCGGACGGTCCTTGCCCCCGTCTATCCGCTGCTGGCGAGGCAGATTCTGCTCGACTACGGGATCACGTTCGGCGACTGCCTCGATGTTGGCGGCGGCGGTGGATACCTCGCGATCGAGCTTGCCCAGCGCTCCGGCATCAATGTTACAGTGCTGGACATTGACCCCGAGGCGATAGAGATCGCGAGGCGCAACATAGAAGAGGCGGGGCTTGAGGACAGGATAGACACGGTTGTTGCTGATGCGGCGAGGATGCCCTTTAAGGACAGCTCGTTCGAGCTGGTGATCAGCCGGGGCTCATTCTTCTTCTGGGAGGACAAGGTCGGCGGCCTTCGAGAGGTCTATCGCGTGCTCAAGCCGGGCGGCATCGGGTTCATCGGCGGCGGCTTCGGTCGAATGCTGCCGAGGAAGGAGCGGGCGAAGATCGTCAGGTCGCTCTGTGCTCAGAATCCCCATTGGCGGGAGCAGCAGACGTCGCGGCTCGAGGCGGCTAAGATACTGGACGAGGCCGGCATCACGAACTACTCGCTCCTGCGCGACGCAGCTCCTGAGCTGCCCTGCCCGTGCGGGCTTTGGGTGGAGATACATAAGCCGTAG